The Ciconia boyciana chromosome 30, ASM3463844v1, whole genome shotgun sequence sequence GGGGTGTGTTGTTTTATTAGGATCATATCAGAGCTATTAGAGGAGCTGTGTAGAGGGAATGTCGGAGTCCAAAAGTGGGAGCAGGTGCCTGGGGCTTGATCAGTGTCACCTGGAAGGggaaaagtgaggaaaaaagggtgACCATGGTGCCTTGTTCTCAAGAAGAGTTGTCTTCAATGAAGGCTGTCTGGCATAACAAGTTGCTGTATGTGCATTTGCCCTTTGTTGTGCATTGCTGCAGGCATGTCTGGGCAGTTTTACCTAACTCCCCCTGTCCCAGTGGCACGCTTGTTGGAAACCTCCTGCGTGAGCAGGACATTTCTAATGGTCTGCTGCTGGTAGTGATTGGCATTTCTCCCCTTTTTGGGGAGGAATATaaagacaggagagaaagagTTTGGGGTGGGTAAAATGCATCCCTCAAGTGTTTTCAGAAGGCCACTCAACAGCAAAGATCTTGTGTTTGACGCAAAATGGAGTGACATGGCCACTCCACCTGGCAGGGCAAGGTCAtggctggagctgagctggcACTGGAACTTGCTCCAAGTCCAGAGGCCTTCTAGCTCCAGCCACATGTTGCTAGatgcccctgccctcccagctgACCCCAGTGCATGAGAAAAGTCCCCTCTTGGGTCTGCTTGTCCCGTCTGCAGCGGAGTGTCCTCCTGAGGAGCTTGTGATGTGTGAGCACGTATCAGCATTGAATGGCTGAGCTAGTGGAGAGGCAAAGAGATGTTCTTTGGCCTCCCTCTGCTGGGCTTTGGGCCAAGGCAAGGGAGCAGGCCTGCGTCCTGCATTTTGTCACTCCAGTCAGGTGGTCTGGAGTTGTCAGAAGCCCCGTCAGAAGGGGGAGATGCTTAAGGGCTGGTTGttgcaaagcagaggaggagaggcggGCAGGCTGCCTTACCTTTCCCAGGCAGTAGTCTGCCGGCCCCGGCTTCACTGTTTTGTCACCTCCAAGTCTACTTTTGGTTCCCATCGTGTACATGGGAGGCCTTTTTTTGTAGACGTCCAGTTCCACCTTGGGGAATGCAGCAGGACCTGGCGTCTGTAAGAGAGGCAAGGAGGTGGTTGGGTACAAAAGGCAGGTGTTGATGCTTGCCGCGTGTCCACGCGGGCTGCGCTAGTTGAGCTGGCTGGCCAGAGGAGTGGTGTGAGGGGCATGGAGCGATTGGAACAAGGGCACCTCCTGTTCCCCTGCAGAGAGGCAGATttcccagaggaggaggagggagattCCCATTGGTGCTGATGAGCTCTGCCCCACCAAAACTGTTAGTGTTGGACAGTGAGGCACAGCAGGTGTTGGTATGCTGTTAACAGCAAGAGAGCCAGGGGACCTGTGGCTTCCTGGGttttgctgctggtgcagggcAGTGTGCGTTAAGAGAGGCTGCAGAAGGTGTGGGAGCCCTTCTGCCCTGAGGAGAGCAGCTGAGCTTCAGCTGCTGCCGCAAGAGAGCAGAGATGCGTAGCTCACCTTGGAGAGGTCTTCAGCAAAGCCCCTGTGCTTGCTCTTCCCTTTCAGGGAGTAGCACGGGCTGGCGTGGGTGTAGGCTGTGTTGGGTCCCACCAGCCTAGGCAGGGTGTAGGTGGCAGGACCTGGAAGGGGAATGGGAAGAGAGCGCGTGAGtcctgtggggagaggggcagcagctgggtgggagagaAGCAGCCTGCTGCGAGGAGCAGGAAGGATGTCTTGTCCCTCCTCCTACTGCCTCTTTCTTCTGTCGCATGTAGGGTGTGTTGGCAGCTCCAAGCCTGAGTTGCCCGTTCTTCTGTGGGATGAGAGAAGTTGGTGCTCTGGGGCATCAAGCAAGCTTGTCAAGAGACCGTTGCGCCCTGCTGCGGAGGCTTTTCCCTAGGCCTGTTGAAAAAGCTGGGCAGCAGATTTTCCCTGGAGGACACGCAGGCTGCAAGTGTGTGTATTTCCCCACATTCCCTTACCTGGAGTTTGGTCAGTTTTAACCGCCTTGTGCCGGAAGGCCATGGACTGCGCCGGCGCGCATTTGTAGAGGTGTTTGTTGGCCTTGTCGGTGGAGTAGTCACCTAAGGCAGAGGAGAAGCGGAGAAAAGCAATGAAGCTGGGCTCTTTTGCTCAAGCCAAAGAGGAAAGGTCAGGAGGAGGGGCTCAGCCTTGTTTGCTTTGTGTCTGGAAACCTCTGAAGCTCCTTCAGGGCATGAGCTGATGGTTTTGTACCCCAGTAGCACAGGGCAAAAGTAAGGTGTGCTTGTGTTGCCTGAAAGAAGGGCTGGAGAAATGGTACTCACTTGGTCCAGGAGTGATCTCGGTCTTAATCTTGGGAAGTCCGCAGATGTGCTGTGCTGGAGCCACGTACTTCCCATTCCTGGTGATGGAGGGCGGGACGTAGTACCGAGGACCCGGAGAGCAGCTGTCTGTGACAGGAGGCTTGGCCCCTCGAAAAGTGTAGGCAGGggctttggttttggtgggatTGTGAGCCAGGTAACCTAGGAAGAAAAGCCTATGAAGAAAAGGACACCTGCCTGCAACTGAATATTTAAAGCTAGTTTTAAGTGGAGTAGTTGGAGTTGCCGGCCTCAAGAAATTCCTTCCCATgtgattttttcctccaagactGATACCAGCAGGCCAATACAATGGTACAATGACTTGCAGCAAGAACAATGTAGGCACTGTGCAATTAATCAGAAGATCACCAGAATGCTATTGTTATGAAGTATGAAACGCCAACACAGTTGCTAAGCTaactgaaagcaaatggaaagatCGCCTCTGTGATGTTTTGCTTTCCCGGAGCCCCgatgggaaagaaatggaaactttaCTGCTATTaccaaggaggagaagaagaagaataggaagagaagatgaagtCTGAGAGGAGAAGAcgaagaaggagaagaagaggggaagagaaggaggagaagacaaagatgaggagaagaagaagaggagaagaagaaaagggtgAGGTGGGAGCACCAAGTTTGTAGCGAAGACACAAAGCAAGCTTGCTGCTGTGCACTCAGGGGTTAAGGCCCTGCTAAGGCCACCTCTGTGCTCAGCAGAGTCAGGCAGCTCTTTCCTGGGGCTTTCCCAGGAGCAGCCTGAGCCTTCCTCTGGCAGGCCTTGTGtccttgctgcagctgagagcaTGGAGGCTTGGAGCAAAGGGGAATGGAGCTGTGGCTGCTCGTCCCCTGGAGGCAGTGGATGTGCCGCCCCCGCCTTGCGATGGTGGTTTTACCTGTTGTCCCGGGGATTGAGTACTTGGGTCCCGGGCTGGTGAACTGGGCCATGATGGGGCCGCGTGGGCGATGAGGTCTCCAGGTGCCCACCCAGGCTCCGTCCATGGTGGAGGTGGCTACAAAGCCTACGGCGAGAGCAGGAGAGTTGCTGAGGGCCTTCCCTGACAGAGGCCCTCTGTGAAGCCTCCCCGGGAGGAGCAGCAATGCTTCACCTTTCTCAGCCTTGGCCATCACACTGGCTGTGGGTGAGCTTGTCGGCTGCGGCAGCTCTCGGTCGCAGAGCGTGGCGAGGGTGAGGGCAGGCAGCTATCGGGCAGGAGAGGTTGTGGTGTCAGCTGCTGGGCGGCCCTGGGGAGAGACCTTGGCTCGTCATGGAGACGCACTGTGACATCATACAGGCCCCTGGTGCCTGTCATATGTGCTGTTGCACCATACGGCTGATGGGGGAGCTGGAGATGTCCAGCTTGCAGGGCTAGACCTTCATGAGGTCGGCACGGCAGAAACATGCAGCAAGGGAAAACTGAtgtgatttttgcatttaatttagcAGCCTTATGTTCTTATACTGTTGGGCTCACATCATAATATGAATGTGAAGACAATAAAGATATTCAGTGAGTACTCCTTGGTGCCGGCAGCTGGGTATTAGCAGGTGTCAAATGCTGTTTGGTATCTTGTTAGCTCCTGGAAGTTCGGAGTTCCTTAGATTTATGTTGTCTTTAGCACTTGGCAAGTATCTGagtctgcaagaaaaaaaggagaacaatgTTTAGAAAAAGGtcaaaaatatatgtacatgaaaaaaaaaaatctgctgaagtTGAAGGAGATGCTAAACTTTTCTGATTATGAGTATTTGGATTGGCACCTGGTCTGAAATCTGCCACAGCAGTTTCTtgggaaaacacaagaaaaatccaTGGGAAAGGTAGCCACAGAAACTGCGGCCTCAGGAGTCTGTCCTGGTGCTCATAGCCatttaggaaagaaacaagGCTTGGAGCTAGGACTAGTTCCCAAGAGTAAAATGTTGCTAGAggattttccttctcccttcttctcttttgcCCATGCATCTGCGGCGTTGGAGGAAGCAGCATGAATGGGCCGTGTGTGTTGGCTGAGAGGAGGAAGTTTTACTTTATGGGATTGCTAAGGGAAGAGCAGATTCTCACAGCCAAATCCAGTtacttctgcttcagaaagaaGGGCCCCATTCTCCCCTCGCTGACACCGCTCTGAATCCAGCACCCATTCAGGGAGGTTTTTACCAGTGTGGAGAGTCTCAGTCAAAATGCCTCCTAATGCACCCTTGCCTCTTCTCCATTTCCTCTGTACCTGTGCTACATGGGAAATCCCGAGTTGCTTTTGCACAGGGTGATCAGGCCATGGGAATCAATGGGAAATGCAGGAACGAAGGGGTGTCCTTCAGCTGTGCTGGACAGTGTGGGACTGTCTGAGGAACAGGTGAGCAAAGAGGAtgatctggaagaaaatgttaaaactttcctaagataaaagtattttttcacagtAATGTTCTTGCAGCTCATCAGCTTAGCCACATTTCCTCACTTTTTGCTTGTCCACTTGTCTAATTCTGTACTGCCAACAGTTCAGATAttatagaatcatggaatcattgaggttggaaaagacctctacgctcatcgagtccaaccgtaaagcGAACAGTGCATTACGAAGCcgtgtccctaagtgccacatctgcACGTcctttaaacacctccaggaatggtgactcaaccacttccctgggcagcctgttccagtccTTAAGAACCCTGTCagtgaagaaatctttcctactatcttgggaaaagagaccgacacccacctggctacaaccgCCTGTCAGGAGGTTTCATCAGCACCTGGAAGGCAGTGGATCTCAAGTGAGGCAAGGGGCGCCCACCCCGATCCACAACGGTCCTGCTTGTGCACAGCCTGTGCAGGCCTCTCCCTGGGAGCTTGGACTTCTCTtgcccagggctcagcctgTAGCTCTTCCTCGGGAAAGCAGTCCCAGCACCTCCCGACATCATTCTTCGCAGGCACCAGTTCCTCAGCGGACATCAGACAGACAGACGCCTAGAACCAAACTTGCTGGGGAGGATGCTGCCCTGAGGCTTCTCCCTTTCTTGGAGGCTGCTGTACCTGGACTGAACAACAGGCATAAGGCAAAAAGTAGTCACTGTCCTTGCACTAACGAACTCACGCGAGAGCCCAAAGCCAGATGCCTTCCCTGCTCTCACTCTCACCTGTCCAACAGCTCTAAATCTTCCCAAAGCAGACGAATGGGCCTAGCAGGGAAGGCATGAAGCCACACTCCAGCCAACCACACAGACCCCACACCAACCAAAGGCAGGGGCAGAACCAAGCAAGAAACTCACAGGCCACCTTTGCACTGAGTTTGAGCTAGAAGCACTGAGCTAGAACAGGGCGACAGCAACCACCACTGCCAAACACGGCCAAAACTGCCAATCACATTGCATTTTCACACGTGTCCTGATCAGacacttctgcctttctctcctaCATTGTACTCTTCAGTACAGGAATATGCACCTGGTTAATCTTCTCTTTAACAGCTTATTAGATAATTCAGCTATCCAAGACAGAGagggagtgagagagaaagagagaaatgcagatgaACTAAACTACAAAATAACATCGTTGACTACAAAGCAAAAGACCCAGAGACCAGCTGTTGGTTTTATAGGGACAAAAGCAGATGCAGGCAGAATACACAGAAGTGTTTCCAGGTGAAAAGCTAGCACAAGACTAAAGATCCGTGATCGTACCCAGTATCACTAGAATGAAGAGGATGCTGTCAGAGCTGGTCTGACGTGTGCCAagacataaataataaatgcaagttGCTGCTTCCATCCAGCTTGAACATGTTAACTGCCATCCCTGTCCTTTTTCTGACTAGCCAGACAGCAAACCATTACTGGAAGCCTCGTTCACTAGGCAGTTGTCTGACA is a genomic window containing:
- the LOC140645038 gene encoding ciliary microtubule associated protein 1A-like, whose protein sequence is MDGAWVGTWRPHRPRGPIMAQFTSPGPKYSIPGTTGYLAHNPTKTKAPAYTFRGAKPPVTDSCSPGPRYYVPPSITRNGKYVAPAQHICGLPKIKTEITPGPSDYSTDKANKHLYKCAPAQSMAFRHKAVKTDQTPGPATYTLPRLVGPNTAYTHASPCYSLKGKSKHRGFAEDLSKTPGPAAFPKVELDVYKKRPPMYTMGTKSRLGGDKTVKPGPADYCLGKVTLIKPQAPAPTFGLRHSLYTAPLIALI